In Pedobacter sp. SL55, the following proteins share a genomic window:
- a CDS encoding T9SS type A sorting domain-containing protein, whose amino-acid sequence MWQAATYLPSSITNTVGMVSSRDYAFVLKNGVSVFGGFTGTEANENERTAVNLTVLSGDLAGNDVAETTANATNYMTLNKADNAYHVVLAIGITHTTIFDGFTITKGDASATTASTLTINGEIIDRRLGGGMYILNSGADFVISNVTATINRANFDTDGAGGGFYINTSSPTIKDCVVTKNYSTHATPKSAGANYGSGMSIVLASSPIVTNTVFSENFGGSGGAVGINGGATNDCSPLFTNCTFRLNRGNTRAGAVDVRSSTPVFTACLFSENTAMGNSGGGVYNYSGRPSFLNNIFHKNYASTSNGAAYGSQNGNYGAVFRNNTFFDNRNIYGSTLNYSAGIFASAVGTSSDYPDKKTYLYNNLFFGSVAQYNSNKTTIDFFIIDPLLIGAINHNLIQQTAYTENGTNNKTNMNPLFINTTLGHTSFLAPGNASAAKDAGVDSENSTALDFNGRARKNGTIDIGAVEYYTVLPVSFISFAAKATTNGVQLSWKVASEINHKQYIISRSTDGENYSLVTKVKGSESTVGPQSYGITDQLAAQGTYYYQLHQEDLDGTINYLATQVVKTGFSTPTANVYPNPAKDKVAIALKPGVYSHYSLAAMHGNVVLNGKISNKDELINLNLSNLSSGIYIIKLDGANGSTALRVIKI is encoded by the coding sequence TTGTGGCAAGCGGCAACTTACCTGCCAAGTAGCATTACCAATACCGTAGGTATGGTAAGTAGCAGAGATTATGCTTTTGTGCTTAAAAATGGAGTGAGCGTTTTTGGTGGTTTTACAGGTACAGAGGCTAATGAAAACGAGCGTACAGCGGTTAACCTAACCGTTTTAAGTGGAGATTTAGCGGGTAATGATGTAGCAGAAACTACCGCAAATGCAACAAATTACATGACACTTAATAAAGCAGACAATGCTTACCATGTGGTATTGGCCATTGGTATAACTCATACTACAATTTTTGATGGCTTTACAATAACAAAAGGAGATGCTTCAGCAACTACAGCATCAACCTTAACAATTAATGGAGAAATTATTGATAGAAGACTGGGAGGTGGTATGTATATTCTAAACTCTGGTGCCGATTTCGTGATTTCTAATGTTACCGCAACCATTAATAGAGCCAATTTTGATACAGATGGTGCCGGTGGTGGTTTTTATATCAATACAAGTAGCCCTACAATAAAAGATTGTGTAGTAACAAAAAATTACAGCACCCATGCAACACCTAAATCGGCAGGGGCTAATTATGGCTCTGGTATGTCTATCGTTTTAGCTAGTAGTCCAATAGTAACCAATACCGTTTTCTCAGAAAATTTTGGAGGTTCTGGTGGTGCTGTAGGTATAAATGGTGGTGCAACTAATGATTGCAGTCCGTTATTTACAAATTGTACATTTAGGCTTAATAGGGGTAATACAAGGGCGGGAGCTGTAGATGTAAGATCAAGCACACCTGTGTTTACTGCCTGTCTATTCTCTGAAAATACTGCTATGGGGAATAGCGGAGGAGGCGTTTATAATTATAGCGGTAGACCCTCGTTTTTGAATAATATTTTTCACAAAAATTATGCTTCTACTTCTAATGGAGCAGCCTATGGTTCTCAAAATGGAAACTATGGTGCTGTTTTTCGCAATAACACATTTTTCGATAATAGAAATATTTATGGTAGCACGCTAAATTATAGTGCAGGTATATTCGCTTCGGCAGTAGGCACTAGCTCAGATTATCCTGATAAAAAAACGTATTTATACAATAACCTGTTTTTTGGTAGCGTGGCGCAATACAACAGTAATAAGACCACTATAGATTTTTTTATTATCGATCCTTTATTAATTGGGGCAATAAATCATAATCTCATTCAACAAACTGCGTATACAGAGAACGGTACAAATAATAAAACTAACATGAACCCTCTTTTTATTAATACCACGCTTGGGCACACAAGTTTTTTAGCGCCAGGTAATGCTAGTGCGGCTAAAGATGCTGGTGTAGATAGCGAGAATAGTACCGCACTTGATTTCAACGGGCGAGCTCGTAAAAATGGTACCATCGATATTGGTGCAGTAGAGTATTACACGGTTTTGCCGGTGTCTTTTATCAGCTTTGCGGCAAAAGCAACTACAAATGGGGTGCAACTTAGCTGGAAGGTTGCTTCCGAAATCAATCACAAACAATACATTATTAGCCGCAGCACAGATGGAGAAAACTACAGTTTGGTTACCAAGGTTAAAGGTTCGGAAAGTACAGTAGGACCACAAAGTTACGGTATTACCGATCAATTAGCTGCCCAAGGTACTTACTATTACCAACTACATCAAGAAGATTTAGACGGAACGATAAATTACTTAGCTACACAGGTAGTAAAAACAGGCTTTTCTACTCCTACTGCAAATGTTTATCCTAATCCAGCTAAAGATAAAGTAGCCATTGCACTAAAGCCTGGTGTTTATAGCCATTACAGTTTGGCAGCAATGCATGGAAATGTAGTGTTAAATGGTAAGATTAGCAATAAAGACGAGCTTATTAACCTTAATTTATCCAACCTGTCTTCTGGCATATATATTATAAAGTTAGATGGAGCAAACGGTAGTACAGCTTTGAGAGTAATAAAAATTTAG
- a CDS encoding OmpA family protein, which translates to MKLNFLKIFPVALAGLIIGNSAEAQEAMGTKPSFKTWSIGLNGGALTGVSPLGGQNDFSNWKSSLGYGLYIKKQITPGFALRLDGVRGKVKGDNSEPFNDGTVMASPVASYETDLRYSASLSAQVNMVNWSMFSQSNNAQLYALAGGGLVNYKTTVVPTGSTTEITGDAVNKFVVPVGVGAKFRLSEGVNFDLGWTINFVDGDEFDGYTARGNNDKYNYAYAGLEFALGGGKQLAFYSPVAATYQEALAAKNTANALKSDLDAQKAENAKLRTEMSDLLKDSDGDGVADKLDKCPNTPAGTVVDGSGCPLKVPAPQVTERVIVTEADRKVVKDAISNLEFDLGKATIRSKSYETLNRVAALLVEKNFSLKLAGHTDITGSRELNLRLSKERAESVKAYLVSQGANASRIEATGYGPDQPIASNKTAEGRQQNRRVEFTLY; encoded by the coding sequence ATGAAACTAAATTTCTTAAAAATTTTCCCAGTTGCATTAGCTGGTCTAATCATTGGAAACAGTGCAGAAGCTCAAGAAGCAATGGGCACAAAACCATCTTTTAAAACTTGGTCTATCGGATTAAATGGTGGTGCGTTAACTGGTGTTTCGCCTCTGGGTGGTCAAAACGACTTCTCAAATTGGAAATCTAGCTTAGGCTATGGTTTGTATATCAAAAAGCAAATTACGCCAGGTTTTGCATTACGTTTAGATGGAGTTAGAGGCAAAGTAAAGGGAGATAACAGCGAGCCATTTAATGACGGAACCGTAATGGCTAGTCCAGTTGCATCTTATGAAACCGATTTGAGATATTCGGCTAGCTTAAGTGCGCAAGTAAACATGGTAAACTGGAGCATGTTTAGCCAAAGTAACAATGCACAATTGTACGCTTTAGCTGGAGGTGGTTTGGTAAACTACAAAACAACCGTGGTACCTACAGGATCTACTACTGAAATAACTGGTGATGCCGTTAATAAATTTGTGGTACCAGTAGGTGTTGGTGCAAAATTCCGTTTATCAGAAGGTGTTAACTTTGATTTAGGTTGGACAATTAACTTTGTTGATGGCGACGAGTTTGATGGCTATACAGCAAGAGGTAACAACGATAAATACAACTATGCTTATGCTGGTTTAGAGTTTGCTTTAGGTGGTGGAAAACAATTAGCTTTCTACAGCCCAGTTGCAGCAACTTATCAAGAAGCTTTAGCCGCAAAAAACACTGCTAATGCGTTAAAATCTGATTTAGATGCTCAAAAAGCAGAAAATGCTAAACTACGTACCGAAATGAGCGACCTATTGAAAGATAGCGATGGAGACGGAGTTGCAGACAAATTAGACAAGTGCCCTAACACACCTGCTGGTACAGTGGTAGATGGTTCTGGTTGTCCTTTAAAAGTGCCTGCACCACAAGTTACAGAAAGAGTAATTGTTACCGAGGCAGATCGTAAAGTAGTTAAAGATGCGATTTCTAACTTAGAGTTCGATTTGGGTAAAGCAACTATCCGTTCTAAATCTTACGAAACCTTAAACAGAGTAGCTGCTTTATTGGTAGAGAAAAACTTTAGCTTAAAACTAGCTGGTCACACAGATATCACCGGTTCTAGAGAGTTGAACTTACGTTTATCTAAAGAAAGAGCAGAGTCTGTAAAAGCTTACTTGGTTTCTCAAGGTGCTAACGCTTCTAGAATTGAAGCAACAGGTTATGGCCCAGACCAACCAATTGCATCTAACAAAACGGCCGAAGGTCGTCAACAAAACAGAAGGGTAGAGTTTACACTTTACTAA